In Methylotenera sp. L2L1, the following proteins share a genomic window:
- a CDS encoding SDR family oxidoreductase: protein MSGNYQVLITGANRGIGLEFVSQYARDGWKVLACCRSPQHTNALQALAKVNTNIQILPLDIADFAQIEALALQLKDLKIDVLINNAGIYPDSSSGNIDTNDWLDAFKINSMAPLKMAMAFTPHIANSQLKKIATLSSKMGSLDDNTSGGSYIYRSSKAAANMVMKSLSIDLQPLGITVVTLHPGWVQTEMGGSNALIDTKTSVAGLRRVIEQSSLNTTGQFIAYDGQAIKW from the coding sequence ATGTCGGGAAATTACCAAGTACTCATCACTGGCGCCAACCGTGGTATTGGTCTGGAGTTTGTTAGTCAGTATGCGCGTGACGGCTGGAAGGTATTGGCATGTTGCCGCTCACCTCAACATACAAACGCATTGCAAGCACTTGCAAAAGTAAATACAAACATTCAAATACTGCCATTGGATATTGCAGACTTCGCTCAAATTGAGGCTTTGGCATTGCAGTTGAAAGACTTAAAAATAGATGTCCTCATCAATAATGCCGGCATTTATCCTGATAGCAGCTCAGGTAATATTGATACCAATGACTGGCTAGATGCATTTAAAATCAACAGCATGGCACCGCTGAAAATGGCAATGGCATTTACGCCGCATATTGCCAATAGCCAACTCAAAAAAATTGCCACCCTCTCTAGCAAGATGGGTAGCCTAGACGATAACACCAGTGGTGGCAGTTATATTTACAGAAGCTCTAAAGCGGCAGCTAACATGGTGATGAAAAGCTTATCGATAGACTTACAGCCTTTAGGCATCACCGTCGTCACCTTACATCCGGGCTGGGTGCAGACCGAAATGGGTGGCAGCAATGCATTAATCGATACGAAAACCAGTGTTGCTGGTTTACGGAGGGTGATTGAACAATCCAGCCTAAACACAACAGGGCAATTTATTGCCTATGATGGGCAAGCCATTAAATGGTAA
- a CDS encoding LysR family transcriptional regulator → MQNQLEMLRIFKAVAESANFKEASIRLGISPQSVTRAIKELEERVGEPLFYRSTRNTTITEFGKQMALKSEGVIEQVDALFQLNQHAHPPQAIEGSVKITMPSTLGRQYLLPALTAFSKDYPNIQLDLRFSDLIDNVVADQMDIGVRIGFFSNNRNVARRVNEIRFHIVGAPALIEKTGIPYQVNDLCEMPYTGLIDQNTGRMWPWSFADEPDCFPSAPAFITDDIEAELAAVLAGIGYGQLPDFICNKYIQNGQLVSVLADQSPAPWGIYVYRPQRGPVAERVRVVFDYLAKTLSEIKFG, encoded by the coding sequence ATGCAGAATCAATTAGAAATGCTACGCATATTTAAAGCAGTCGCAGAATCCGCCAACTTTAAAGAAGCTTCAATCAGACTAGGTATTTCACCACAATCAGTCACTCGCGCCATCAAAGAGCTGGAAGAACGTGTTGGTGAACCACTGTTTTACAGAAGCACACGGAACACTACCATCACTGAATTTGGTAAGCAAATGGCGCTCAAAAGCGAAGGTGTGATTGAGCAGGTGGATGCACTATTTCAGCTTAATCAACATGCGCACCCGCCACAAGCGATAGAGGGCTCAGTTAAGATTACCATGCCCAGCACATTGGGGCGCCAATACCTACTGCCAGCCCTTACTGCGTTCTCAAAAGATTACCCCAACATTCAGCTAGACCTTAGATTCTCAGATCTGATTGATAATGTAGTGGCTGATCAAATGGATATTGGGGTGCGTATCGGATTTTTTAGTAACAATAGAAATGTTGCAAGACGTGTGAATGAAATTAGATTTCACATTGTTGGCGCGCCTGCGCTTATTGAGAAAACAGGTATTCCTTATCAAGTTAACGATCTGTGTGAAATGCCATACACTGGACTCATTGACCAAAATACCGGCAGAATGTGGCCTTGGTCTTTTGCAGACGAACCAGACTGCTTTCCCAGCGCACCAGCTTTTATTACAGATGACATCGAAGCAGAACTAGCAGCGGTGCTTGCAGGCATTGGCTACGGTCAGCTCCCTGATTTTATATGTAATAAATATATCCAAAATGGCCAGCTCGTTTCCGTATTAGCAGATCAATCACCCGCACCATGGGGTATTTATGTCTATCGCCCACAACGCGGCCCAGTTGCAGAACGTGTCAGAGTAGTATTTGATTACTTAGCAAAAACACTAAGTGAGATTAAATTTGGGTAA
- a CDS encoding (2Fe-2S)-binding protein, producing MIILNINGKEAQLDVSDDMPILWALRDVMHLTGTKFGCGMAQCGACTVHLDGQAIRSCITPIAAAVGKKITTIEDVQNDKVGQAVQAAWSEVDVVQCGYCQSGQIMAATALLTTNQKPTDADIDAAMSGNICRCGTYPRIRAAIHAAATKLA from the coding sequence ATGATTATTTTGAATATCAATGGTAAAGAAGCGCAGCTGGATGTGTCTGATGATATGCCGATATTATGGGCATTAAGAGATGTCATGCATCTTACCGGTACCAAGTTTGGTTGTGGCATGGCGCAATGTGGGGCCTGTACGGTTCATCTGGATGGACAGGCGATTCGCTCGTGTATTACCCCCATTGCTGCTGCTGTCGGTAAAAAAATTACCACGATTGAAGATGTTCAAAATGATAAAGTGGGCCAAGCGGTACAGGCCGCATGGAGTGAGGTGGATGTGGTGCAGTGTGGATACTGCCAATCTGGCCAAATCATGGCCGCGACAGCGTTGCTGACTACCAACCAAAAACCTACTGATGCAGATATCGATGCAGCCATGAGCGGAAATATCTGCCGTTGCGGTACTTATCCGCGTATCCGTGCAGCGATTCATGCTGCGGCAACTAAATTAGCTTAA
- a CDS encoding xanthine dehydrogenase family protein molybdopterin-binding subunit, whose product MTAPLNISRRTFIKASALVVGGLVIAFSIPQAKRFLLPGAAKETGSAGEAKLPAPNAFLRIGTDNTITVMLAHSEMGQSIWTTLPMLIAEELDADWSKIKVEHASASPAYLHTAYGIQITGGSSTTWSEFDRYRQAGALTRQLLIGAAAEQLGVPAANLKTENGFVISDDTKISYGDLAEAAAKLETPKAVTLKDPKDWKVIGKATKRLDGPEKINGTAVFGQDIHFDGLMTAMVARSPVFGGSVKSFDASAAKQVKGVQQVVQVPTGVAVVADNYWAAKQGREALKVEWDLGPNASLDSKAMLEDFRSKAANPGLVAAQLGDSKTTLSKAEKLIEAEYALPYLAHSPMEPLNCSVRIEKDACEIWTGTQMQTTDQQAAAKILGLKPEQVKIHTLFLGGGFGRRANPAADFVSEAVQVAKAAGVPVKTVWSREDDVQGGYYRPMYLHKAKIGLDADGFPTAWEQVTVGQSIMLGTPFEAFMIKDGVDATSVEGIADSPYLKKTPNYHVSLHTVKTGIPVLWWRSVGHSHSAFVMESLVDELAHSAKKDPLDYRRELLKGHPRHLAALNLAAEKAEWGKPLPKGVFRGIAVHESFGSFVAQVAEVSVDQGAVKVHRMVCAIDCGLAVNPYSLKAQMESSISFGLGAAMQSEITFKEGKVQQSNFHDYLVMRMSDMPKVEVHIVQSTEKMGGVGEPGLPPVAPAVTNAIFAATGKRIRQLPIGNQLA is encoded by the coding sequence ATGACAGCCCCTTTAAATATCTCAAGACGTACTTTCATCAAAGCCTCGGCACTTGTTGTGGGCGGCCTTGTGATTGCGTTCTCTATTCCTCAAGCTAAACGCTTTTTGCTACCAGGCGCTGCGAAAGAAACTGGCAGTGCGGGTGAGGCAAAGCTACCAGCACCTAATGCTTTTTTACGTATCGGTACCGATAATACAATCACTGTGATGCTTGCACATAGCGAGATGGGGCAAAGCATATGGACCACATTGCCGATGTTGATTGCCGAAGAGTTGGATGCCGATTGGAGCAAGATTAAAGTGGAGCATGCATCTGCATCGCCTGCGTATCTTCATACGGCTTACGGGATTCAAATCACTGGTGGTTCTTCTACTACTTGGTCAGAGTTTGACCGATATCGTCAGGCTGGCGCTTTAACGCGTCAGCTATTAATTGGCGCGGCTGCTGAGCAGTTAGGTGTTCCTGCGGCTAACCTTAAAACAGAAAATGGTTTTGTGATTAGCGATGACACGAAAATTAGCTATGGCGATTTAGCTGAAGCAGCGGCTAAGTTAGAAACGCCCAAAGCCGTCACGCTTAAAGACCCTAAAGATTGGAAAGTGATTGGCAAGGCGACTAAACGCCTTGATGGCCCAGAGAAAATAAACGGCACTGCGGTATTTGGCCAAGATATTCATTTTGATGGGCTAATGACGGCGATGGTTGCTCGCTCACCAGTGTTCGGCGGCTCAGTAAAGTCTTTTGACGCTAGCGCTGCTAAGCAAGTGAAAGGTGTGCAGCAAGTGGTGCAAGTGCCTACGGGTGTGGCGGTAGTGGCTGATAATTATTGGGCAGCAAAACAAGGACGTGAAGCACTCAAGGTGGAGTGGGACTTAGGCCCAAATGCAAGCCTTGATTCAAAAGCAATGCTTGAGGATTTTAGAAGCAAAGCGGCTAATCCAGGTCTAGTTGCAGCGCAACTGGGGGATAGCAAAACCACGCTATCTAAAGCTGAGAAATTAATCGAAGCCGAATACGCATTGCCGTATTTAGCACACTCACCGATGGAGCCGCTCAACTGTTCAGTCCGTATTGAGAAAGATGCTTGTGAAATTTGGACAGGCACGCAAATGCAAACAACAGACCAGCAAGCTGCGGCAAAAATATTAGGCCTTAAGCCTGAGCAGGTCAAAATCCATACGCTTTTCTTAGGCGGTGGTTTTGGTCGACGAGCAAATCCAGCCGCTGATTTTGTGTCAGAAGCGGTACAAGTGGCTAAGGCTGCAGGTGTGCCGGTGAAAACAGTTTGGAGCCGTGAGGATGATGTGCAGGGTGGTTATTATCGCCCGATGTATTTGCACAAAGCTAAAATCGGCTTGGATGCCGATGGTTTCCCTACCGCTTGGGAGCAAGTGACGGTAGGTCAGTCGATTATGTTAGGGACACCGTTTGAAGCTTTTATGATTAAAGATGGGGTTGATGCTACCTCAGTAGAGGGCATTGCAGATTCACCCTATTTGAAGAAAACTCCTAACTATCATGTGAGTTTGCATACCGTGAAAACTGGTATTCCTGTGCTTTGGTGGCGTTCAGTTGGGCATAGCCATTCTGCATTTGTGATGGAAAGTTTGGTGGATGAACTTGCACATAGTGCGAAAAAAGACCCATTAGATTATCGTCGTGAGTTGTTAAAAGGTCACCCACGTCATTTGGCTGCGCTTAATTTAGCGGCTGAGAAAGCCGAGTGGGGTAAGCCATTGCCTAAAGGTGTTTTTCGTGGGATTGCTGTGCATGAGTCTTTTGGCAGTTTTGTTGCGCAAGTCGCAGAAGTGTCTGTTGATCAAGGTGCGGTGAAAGTGCATCGTATGGTATGTGCCATTGATTGCGGGCTGGCAGTAAACCCTTATTCTCTAAAAGCACAAATGGAGTCTTCGATTTCTTTTGGCTTAGGAGCTGCCATGCAAAGTGAAATTACCTTTAAAGAAGGTAAGGTCCAGCAATCTAACTTCCACGATTACCTCGTGATGCGCATGAGTGATATGCCCAAGGTTGAAGTACACATCGTGCAAAGCACTGAAAAAATGGGCGGTGTAGGTGAGCCGGGCTTGCCGCCTGTTGCACCTGCGGTGACTAATGCAATTTTTGCGGCTACCGGCAAACGTATCCGCCAATTGCCGATTGGCAATCAGTTGGCTTAA
- a CDS encoding XdhC family protein — translation MKSADLEVLDRALDWLNDGYQAHLFTVVKTWGSAPRLPGAVLVVREDGHLIGSVSGGCIEDDLADKARNRTLPTQPTVMEYGVSREDAQRFRIPCGGQLQIFVEPLNEAAQLESIIQNLRDRKLTKRSVNIRTGEIKLTEVLPEGAPRIEGDWFHTYFGPQWRLLIIGANQLGATLASMAQALDFDVLVCEPRQEIRDEWHVEGATWVYGMPDDVVLDIEPDAHTAIVAVTHDPKLDDMALLEALKSDAFYVGALGSHKNQEKRRERLRMFDLNEAEIATMRGPVGLRIGSRTPAEIAVAILAELIQVRAQQTTIGLINQVSCAA, via the coding sequence TTGAAATCTGCTGACTTAGAAGTATTAGACAGAGCGCTTGATTGGCTGAATGATGGTTATCAGGCGCATTTGTTTACCGTAGTGAAGACGTGGGGCTCTGCGCCGCGTCTACCCGGTGCGGTGCTGGTGGTGCGTGAAGATGGGCATCTTATCGGCTCAGTTTCCGGTGGCTGTATTGAAGATGATTTAGCAGATAAGGCACGTAATCGAACCTTGCCAACACAACCTACGGTCATGGAATACGGTGTTAGCCGTGAAGATGCACAGCGCTTTAGAATCCCATGTGGTGGCCAATTGCAGATATTTGTGGAGCCATTGAATGAGGCCGCACAGTTAGAGTCGATTATTCAGAACTTACGTGACCGTAAACTGACCAAACGCTCTGTGAATATTCGCACAGGTGAAATCAAGCTCACAGAAGTGTTGCCTGAAGGCGCACCTAGAATTGAGGGTGATTGGTTTCATACTTACTTTGGACCGCAATGGCGTTTATTGATTATTGGCGCTAATCAACTTGGCGCTACGCTAGCGAGTATGGCACAAGCATTGGATTTTGATGTACTGGTGTGTGAGCCACGCCAAGAAATTCGAGATGAGTGGCATGTAGAGGGCGCCACTTGGGTATATGGCATGCCTGATGATGTGGTGCTGGATATTGAGCCAGATGCGCATACCGCGATTGTGGCGGTGACGCATGACCCTAAGCTGGATGACATGGCTTTGCTTGAAGCATTAAAGTCCGATGCATTTTATGTAGGTGCACTTGGCTCGCACAAAAATCAGGAAAAGCGTCGTGAACGTTTACGGATGTTTGATCTGAATGAGGCTGAAATTGCGACGATGCGCGGCCCAGTGGGGTTACGCATCGGTAGCCGTACACCTGCAGAAATTGCTGTTGCTATTCTTGCCGAGTTGATTCAAGTGCGAGCGCAACAGACGACGATTGGTTTGATAAACCAAGTAAGTTGTGCGGCTTAA
- a CDS encoding nucleotidyltransferase family protein, which yields MIGILLAAGYSRRFGNSDKLLQALPDGRLIALASAQNLIEAMPTSIAVVRAENTQLAELLLTTGFNVVACEEDKQEMADSLSTAIRFSFNFEAAKEGFVIALADMPYIQSATISTVAKQLTNSTNQSIVIPTYKDQRGHPVGFAAKHRSDLEKLHGDEGARSIIKRYPDEVCMLPCEDAGILADIDTQADIKR from the coding sequence ATGATAGGCATTTTACTGGCGGCTGGTTATTCACGACGATTCGGCAACAGTGACAAGCTATTACAAGCCCTGCCAGATGGTCGGCTAATAGCGCTAGCTTCGGCTCAAAATCTCATTGAGGCAATGCCCACCAGTATTGCGGTGGTGCGGGCAGAAAATACTCAGCTTGCTGAGTTATTACTCACGACCGGTTTTAATGTGGTGGCATGTGAAGAGGATAAGCAGGAAATGGCGGATAGCCTATCTACTGCCATCCGCTTTTCATTTAATTTTGAGGCGGCAAAAGAAGGCTTTGTGATTGCCTTGGCAGACATGCCATATATTCAATCTGCCACGATTAGTACTGTTGCTAAGCAACTAACAAATAGTACTAACCAATCCATCGTCATCCCCACTTATAAGGACCAACGCGGACATCCTGTTGGCTTTGCTGCTAAACATCGTAGCGATCTAGAAAAGCTACACGGTGATGAAGGTGCTCGCTCTATTATTAAACGATATCCAGATGAAGTTTGCATGCTGCCATGTGAGGATGCGGGAATTTTGGCAGATATTGATACGCAAGCTGATATAAAACGTTAA
- a CDS encoding sigma-54-dependent Fis family transcriptional regulator, translating into MSNATTDKTPTILQARKEFLSNGNVEQGAIAEAIERSWRRCLANGIDTNSPQSLEVVTAQELALKREQNQQLLKLAQPEMETLNEQIAHTRNVVILTDDEGVILHSLGGHHFLNEEQRIALSAGASWHENHRGTNAIGTVLIEQSALTVQGAEHFMAYHHSLSCSAVPIFGAENQLIATLDVSNDSNTSQQHTLALIKMSAQMIENRLFLASHQGDVVLHFHARPEFIGTLWEGVAIFTAGGQLVAINRSGQFQLSLNTGATPANSSRAYPQINFDQLFDIPFNSLLRQTGSADKLIVPLRLNNGARIYVQVELLHKKQQISTTPPAIVKRTSAANLDLLDSGDAKISRAIQQIKQVLSRDIPILIQGETGVGKELFACAIHEASAQHKGPWIAVNCAALPEGLIEAELFGYEEGAFTGARRKGSPGKIEQANGGTLFLDEIGDMPLSLQARLLRVLQERTVTPLGSSKSIPVNFSLISATNLKLKEKVDSGEFRSDLYYRLNGLSVALPPLRERSDLQALIDVILHIEQAGNIEITPDVMDVFKAHSWPGNIRQLHNVLRTALALADGTPISTLHLTQDFIDEMPQAKPCLTAESSSTSLDLDDLTSQAIRHAMQTEAGNVSAVARQLGISRNTLYRKLKAMGIS; encoded by the coding sequence ATGAGCAATGCCACAACCGATAAAACCCCAACCATACTGCAGGCCAGAAAAGAGTTTTTGAGCAATGGCAATGTAGAACAAGGGGCGATTGCTGAAGCGATTGAGCGCTCATGGCGGCGTTGTCTGGCGAATGGTATTGATACAAACTCACCGCAAAGCTTAGAGGTTGTTACCGCGCAAGAGCTTGCGCTAAAACGTGAGCAGAATCAGCAACTGCTCAAGCTTGCACAACCTGAGATGGAGACACTTAACGAGCAAATCGCACATACACGTAACGTGGTGATATTAACGGACGATGAAGGCGTGATTCTGCATAGCCTAGGCGGCCATCACTTTCTGAACGAAGAGCAACGCATTGCTTTATCTGCCGGTGCATCTTGGCATGAGAACCATAGAGGTACCAATGCGATTGGCACTGTGCTAATTGAGCAATCAGCACTCACGGTACAGGGTGCTGAGCACTTTATGGCATACCATCACTCATTAAGCTGCTCGGCTGTCCCTATTTTTGGTGCGGAGAATCAACTGATTGCTACATTGGATGTTTCTAACGATTCCAACACATCGCAGCAACATACGTTGGCGTTGATTAAGATGTCCGCGCAGATGATTGAGAATCGGCTGTTTTTAGCGAGCCATCAAGGCGATGTGGTATTGCACTTTCATGCTCGTCCAGAGTTTATCGGCACCTTATGGGAAGGTGTTGCCATTTTCACCGCAGGTGGTCAATTGGTTGCCATCAACCGTAGCGGCCAGTTCCAGCTGAGTCTGAATACAGGCGCTACCCCTGCGAATAGCTCACGGGCTTATCCGCAAATTAACTTTGACCAGTTATTTGATATCCCATTTAACAGTTTATTAAGACAAACCGGTAGTGCAGATAAATTAATCGTTCCATTAAGGTTAAATAATGGCGCACGTATTTATGTGCAAGTAGAACTGTTACATAAAAAACAACAGATTAGCACCACACCACCTGCCATCGTAAAAAGAACCAGTGCTGCCAATTTAGACTTGCTAGACAGTGGTGACGCTAAAATATCACGGGCTATACAACAAATAAAACAAGTACTGTCACGCGACATCCCTATTTTGATTCAAGGCGAAACGGGTGTTGGTAAAGAGTTATTCGCATGCGCGATTCATGAGGCAAGTGCACAGCATAAAGGCCCATGGATTGCCGTGAATTGTGCTGCATTGCCAGAGGGCTTAATTGAGGCAGAGTTATTTGGCTATGAAGAAGGTGCATTTACCGGTGCAAGGCGCAAAGGCAGCCCTGGCAAGATTGAGCAAGCGAATGGCGGTACGCTATTCTTGGATGAAATTGGCGATATGCCGCTCTCCTTGCAAGCAAGGTTACTGAGAGTGCTGCAAGAACGCACGGTTACACCATTAGGCAGCTCAAAATCGATTCCAGTCAATTTCTCGCTAATCAGCGCTACCAATTTAAAACTAAAAGAAAAAGTAGATAGCGGCGAGTTCCGTAGTGACCTTTATTACCGCCTAAATGGCTTAAGCGTAGCCCTGCCGCCCTTGCGAGAACGCTCTGATTTGCAGGCGCTGATTGATGTCATTTTGCATATTGAACAAGCTGGCAACATAGAAATTACGCCCGACGTCATGGACGTATTCAAAGCACACTCTTGGCCGGGCAATATCCGCCAGTTGCACAATGTACTCAGAACCGCATTGGCGCTGGCAGATGGAACGCCAATTAGCACGCTACACCTCACTCAAGATTTTATTGACGAAATGCCGCAAGCTAAGCCATGTCTGACAGCTGAGTCATCATCCACCTCATTGGATTTAGACGATTTAACCAGCCAAGCGATTAGGCACGCTATGCAAACAGAGGCCGGTAATGTTTCCGCAGTTGCGCGCCAGCTCGGCATTAGCCGCAATACGCTGTATCGTAAACTTAAAGCGATGGGCATCAGTTAA
- a CDS encoding methanol/ethanol family PQQ-dependent dehydrogenase: MNHQFKRKFSVGLALSASLFGMLSTPAFAEDELSTLMKDDNQWAHPRKDFSNTGYSRLSQINKGNVKNMKLAWSFATGVNRGHEGAPLVINGVMYIHTAFPNNIYALDLNNSQKILWSYFPKQDPSTQALLCCDNVNRGLGYGDGKIFLQQNDGLLVALDAKTGKKLWDTQVTNAKEGASNTNAPHVIKDKVITGCSGGEYGVRCYISAYNIKDGALVWRAYSTGSDQDVLIGDDFNKDNPHYSALSLYQDVNGGNKIGGSFKALPKDQLKFPEKDLGIKTWLKPQAKKDGWQNGGGPTWGWYSYDTKLNLMYYGTGNPSTWNPDVRPGDNKWSMTIFARDVDTGEAKWGYQMTPHDEWDYDGMNEIILWDSKGKKLASHFDRNGFGYTFDRTNGSLLVANKMHPFVNWASSVDLKTGTPVKDPKFSTHQDYNALGICPSALGVKDQQPAAFSPKTGMFYVPLNHVCMTYEPVESKYVAGQPWVGSTLTMFPGPDGVMGGFMAWDGLKGKSAWYKKEQFSAWGGALVTSTNLVFYGTLDRWFKAVDANSGKELWKFQVGSGVVGNAITYGHKGKQYVGVLSGIGGWAGVAMNLGLTNATDGLGAAGGYKDLVKYNAAPGGGAMNVFSL, translated from the coding sequence ATGAATCATCAATTTAAACGTAAATTTAGCGTTGGCTTAGCGTTAAGTGCAAGCCTGTTCGGCATGCTGAGCACACCAGCTTTTGCTGAAGATGAATTATCAACACTTATGAAAGATGATAATCAGTGGGCACATCCACGCAAAGATTTTAGCAATACTGGTTATAGCCGTCTTAGCCAAATCAATAAAGGCAATGTGAAAAACATGAAACTTGCCTGGTCTTTTGCAACAGGGGTTAATCGTGGTCATGAAGGCGCGCCATTGGTGATTAATGGTGTGATGTATATCCATACCGCGTTTCCTAATAACATCTACGCGCTAGACTTAAATAATAGTCAGAAAATTCTTTGGTCTTATTTTCCTAAACAAGATCCATCAACACAAGCTTTGCTATGCTGCGATAACGTCAATCGTGGTTTAGGTTATGGCGATGGCAAGATTTTCTTGCAACAGAACGACGGGTTATTAGTGGCATTGGATGCAAAAACTGGTAAAAAACTTTGGGACACGCAAGTTACCAATGCGAAAGAGGGTGCATCAAATACCAACGCCCCCCATGTAATTAAGGACAAAGTGATTACTGGCTGTTCTGGTGGCGAGTATGGTGTGCGTTGTTATATCTCTGCCTATAACATTAAAGACGGTGCATTGGTATGGCGTGCATACAGCACAGGTTCAGACCAAGATGTATTGATTGGTGATGATTTTAATAAAGATAATCCGCACTACAGCGCGTTATCGCTTTACCAAGATGTAAACGGCGGCAATAAAATTGGCGGTTCATTTAAAGCTTTACCTAAAGATCAATTGAAGTTCCCAGAGAAAGATCTTGGTATTAAAACTTGGCTCAAACCACAAGCCAAAAAAGATGGCTGGCAGAATGGCGGAGGCCCAACTTGGGGTTGGTACTCATACGATACTAAGTTGAACTTAATGTACTACGGTACCGGTAACCCAAGCACATGGAACCCAGATGTGCGCCCAGGCGATAACAAATGGTCGATGACGATTTTTGCACGTGATGTTGATACCGGCGAGGCTAAATGGGGCTATCAAATGACGCCGCATGACGAGTGGGATTACGACGGTATGAATGAAATCATATTGTGGGATTCTAAAGGCAAAAAACTTGCTAGCCACTTTGACCGTAACGGTTTCGGTTACACGTTTGACCGCACCAATGGCTCATTGTTAGTTGCCAACAAAATGCATCCGTTTGTTAACTGGGCATCTAGTGTTGATCTTAAAACTGGTACGCCAGTAAAAGATCCTAAGTTTTCAACCCACCAAGATTACAACGCACTAGGGATTTGTCCTTCAGCGCTTGGCGTAAAAGATCAGCAACCTGCTGCGTTCTCACCAAAAACTGGCATGTTCTACGTACCACTTAACCATGTGTGCATGACTTATGAGCCAGTTGAGTCTAAATACGTGGCTGGTCAACCATGGGTAGGTTCAACCTTAACCATGTTCCCTGGTCCAGATGGTGTGATGGGCGGCTTTATGGCTTGGGATGGTTTAAAAGGTAAATCAGCTTGGTACAAAAAAGAGCAGTTCTCAGCTTGGGGTGGTGCACTTGTTACCTCTACCAACCTAGTGTTCTACGGTACACTAGATCGTTGGTTTAAAGCGGTTGATGCTAACTCAGGTAAAGAGTTGTGGAAGTTCCAAGTAGGTTCTGGCGTAGTGGGTAATGCCATTACTTACGGCCATAAAGGTAAGCAGTATGTAGGTGTGCTGTCTGGTATTGGTGGCTGGGCAGGGGTTGCGATGAACCTAGGTTTAACTAACGCTACCGATGGCTTAGGCGCTGCTGGTGGTTATAAAGATCTAGTTAAATACAATGCGGCACCTGGTGGCGGCGCAATGAACGTATTTAGTCTTTAA
- a CDS encoding c-type cytochrome, whose protein sequence is MYLLKKTVLLSALLLSVQAANAADPAESLAQKSGCLMCHGVQNAILGPSYKDVATKYKGDASAEAKLVAKVKAGGGGVWGKMAMPPNSPQVKDDDIKTIVKWILKQA, encoded by the coding sequence ATGTATCTATTAAAGAAAACAGTTTTATTAAGTGCATTGCTCTTGAGTGTGCAAGCGGCTAATGCTGCTGATCCGGCAGAAAGTCTTGCACAAAAGAGCGGATGTTTAATGTGTCATGGAGTTCAGAATGCGATTCTTGGTCCATCTTACAAAGACGTAGCCACTAAATATAAAGGTGATGCATCTGCTGAAGCTAAATTGGTTGCAAAAGTGAAAGCCGGTGGTGGTGGCGTTTGGGGAAAAATGGCGATGCCACCTAACAGCCCACAAGTAAAAGATGACGATATTAAAACGATTGTGAAATGGATACTTAAACAGGCCTAG